From Acidianus brierleyi:
AATCTTTATAGTAGTTGCTAATAATGAAAGTCTCTTATGATGACGTGAGATACTTTAAAGCAATAATAGAAGCATTATCTAGACTTGTAGACGAGGCATCTTTTAAAATTAAACCAGATGGTATAGAGTTAGAAGCTATTGACAGGGCTCATATATCTTTAATTAAGATAAATTTACCAAAGGATGAATTCAAGGAGTATGATGTGCAGGAAGATATGAACTTTGGATTTAGTACACAGTACCTTTTAAAAGTACTTTCTACTTCAAAAAGGAAGGAAGAATTAGAAATAGAATCTCAAGACGTTTCTACGATAATAATTAGAATCAATGGTGAGTATCCTAGGGTATTTGAACTAAGAAATATGGAAGTCTCTCCACCAGAATTACCAGAGCTAAAAATAGAATTTGATGTTAAAGCTACATTAAAATCTGAGGCTTTTAGGAAGGCTGTAAGTGAGATTGCTACAGTAAGTGATGTTGTAGATATAATTGCGGACGAAAATGGGATTAAGGTTAAAAGTAAAGGAGAAGCTGAAGCTGAAGTAGAATTAAGTAAAGATTCTGGCAGTATACAAGATATTGAAATCTCCAAACCTATAGAATCAAGCTATTCTACAGACTATTTAAATGATATTTTAGTTCTTACTAAACTTTCAGGAAATACAAAAATGTCTTTTGCAGAACAGAAACCTTTACAGTTAGAGTTTAATACAGAATCTGGTGGTAGTGTAATATATCTATTAGCTCCTCAATTGGGGTGATAAAATTTAGAATTTCAATAGTAGGAAGTTATCCTAAGCCTATATCTTTAGGAAAAGTAATATCTAGATTTAGGTCTAATAAAATACCTAAAGAAAGATACGAGGATTATTTAAAAAAAGAGACATCTAAGTTTTTTCAGCTTGTTGGTTCTATTGGTGCTGAGTATACTACTGATGGAATGTTTAGGTGGGACGACATTGTTGATATAACATTTTCATATTTAACTGGCGCTGAAAAAGGGGATTTAATGAGATTTTATGATAACAATTTCTACTATCGTAGGCCTATAATTAAATCTAAATTAACATCAAATATGGAATATATTAATTATTTATCAATATCAAAAAATATATTAGTTGAATCAAAAATAAATACTAAACTTAAGGGAGTGTTCTTAGGTCCTTTAAGTTATTTGCGCTTTTCAGAAAATAATTATTATAAGAACGATGACGAATTATTAAGCGATTATGCAAGGGAGACTAACAAGGTAATTAGAGAAGCTCAGAATATTGTAGATGCTATAGAAGTTCATGAACCTGCTATTTTTGACAAAGGAATTAAGAAAGATTTGCTAGATCGTATTCCAAAAATATATGACGAATTATTAGAGAGTATTAAGATACAAAAGCATCTAATAACATATTTTGATATAAATACAAAAAGGTTAGATATTCTCTTTAATTTACCTGTTGATGTAATAGGCCTTGATATAATAGAAAACAAAAACAAAGTCGGAAATATATATAGAAACTTTAAGGATAAAAATGTATTTTTAGGCGTATTGAATACTAGAAATACAAAGCTCGAAAGACCCAGTAGCATAATTAGATTTGTCAGAAATGCGTATAATAAAGGGGCAAAAGATGTCCTTATTGGAAACGCAAGTTTAATGGATTTTATTCCAGAAATTATAGCAAAAAGGAAAATAAAATTATTAGGTAAGGTGAGGTCGACATATTATGGCTGAATTACCCATATTACCTACAACTGTTATAGGGAGTTATCCGAGACCTAAATGGTTAAGAGAAGCTATAAGACTAAATAAAGCAGGTAAATTAAGTGACGAAGAACTTACTGAAGCGTTCAATGATGCCGCTCTTTCAGTTCTTCATGACCATTATGTAGCAGGAATTGATGTACCAACTGATGGCGAAGTAAAGAGAGACGAGATGGTAGAGTACTTTGCAGAAAGATTAAAAGGGTTCAGATTTTATGGACCGGTTAGAGTTTGGGGTACAGCTTATTATGTAAAGCCTGCAGTAGTTTCTAAAATAGAATATCTAAGGCCTTTATTAGTTGATGAGTTTCTCTATACTAAATCAATTTCATATACCGACAATTTCAAAATAACAATAACCGGTCCCTATACTCTTGCATATTGGTCTTATAATGAATTTTATAGGACTAGAAAGGATTTAGTGTTTGATCTAGCTAAGGTCATTAATCAAGAATTACATAATCTAGTAAACGTTGGGGCAAAGATAATCCAGATAGATGAGCCAGCTATACATTCTACCAAAGAAGATATTGACTGGGCTATAGAAGCTGTTAATGAGTCACTAAAAGGTATTGATGCAAAATTAGTTATGCATATATGTTATGGCGATTATAGAATAATTGCTCCTTATTTAAACGAGTTTAATGTAGATCAAATAAATTTTGCCTTAAAAATATATGATTATAAATATTTGGATTTATTTAAGAAATACGATTATAATAAAGAAATAGGCGTAGGAGTTATCGATGTACATAACAGAAGAATTGAAAGTCCTGAAGAGGTAAAAAAAGATATACTGAGTGTAATAAATTACTTTGAACCGAATAAAATCTGGATTAATCCTGATTGTGGACTAAAATTATTACCTAGAAGTATAGCTTTTCAAAAAATGGTTTCAATGGTGAAAGGAACGCAAATGGTTAGGGAAGAACTTAAAAAGAAGGGATATACAGATACTATAAGTTTAAGGTGATTTTATGAATAAGAAACGTGCAAGGGGTAAATCTCACTCTACTAGGCCAGCTAGAGCTGGAGCACCTAAGTGGGTTAGATTTACTAGAGAAGAAGTAGAAATGCTTATTGAAGAGCTATACAAAAGAGGTTATTCTGCGAGCATGATTGGCGTAATATTAAGGGATCAGTATGGTATACCATTAGCAAAACAGATAACTGGTAAGAAAATAACTAAAACATTAGAAGAAAAAAATCTTGCACCTAAGATCCCTGAAGATTTATTTAATTTGATACGAAAAGCAGTAAATGTAAGGAGGCACTTAACTGAATATCCTGCCGATAAATTCTCTAAAAAAGGTTTAGAGGAAATAGAATCTAAAATAAGAAGATTAGTATACTATTATAAACAAACTGGTAAGTTACCATCTAATTGGGCATATGATCCAGCAACTGCAGAACTTTTAGTAACATCTTCGTCTTAGTTACATCCAACTTTTTTTAATTTCCCCTCTAGGGCTAGTTTGTAAGCTACTCTTGTTAAATGGTCAGCTTTTTTGTTCATTTCTCTAGGAATCCATTTTATCTCTATTCTTTTAAATGTTTTAATAACTTGATTTATCTGATCAAATAGTTTTACTAATCTATGCGATTTTATCTTATATATACCGTTTAGCTGATTTATCACTAATTGGCTATCTCCATATATTAATACTTCTTCGATTTTTAGTTCCCTAAGCTTAGTTAAAAGACATAGTAATCCTGTATACTCTGCAACGTTATTTGTGGCATCACTACTCCATGGTTCAGCAGCTAATCCAAAACCTTCAATATTATTATGATCAGTTTTTATATAATACCCATATGTAGCTATTCCGCCTGGATTTTTTGGTTCACACAATCCATCAAAATATCCTTCAATCAATTTTGCTCAACATTTGATACTTCTTCAATTCTTTCCTTAAGTATTTCTGCTACTCTATTGTCTATTCCTATAGGTTTAGCTATAATTATTTTTATTTTCTTATTTTTAGTTTGTATAAATCCGTTTTCGTCTACTCCTAATAATTTTGGAATGTCTCGTAAAAAATGTCTACCTGCAGCAAAAAGTAAAGGAACAGCTATTATTTCGTCTACTCCTTTATTTGCAAGATTTTCTGCACTTTCTCTTAATGTAGGTTGATTAAACTCTATAAATCCATATTCTACGTTATCAAAATATTTTAATAATAAGTCTTTATATTTTGTAGCAACGTCTGTCCATTCTTCTACTCTACTTCCATGTAAAACTAATAATACGCCTATCATAAGGTGTTTAATTAACTGCGAGTTTATATACTTGTGCTAACATTAGCATTTTGAGGTAGTTACAATTGCCAGATTTTAAGGTCGTTGTATCAGATCCAGAAGTAAAAAATGTAAAACAATTAAAGGTTAAGGTAAAGGCAGTAGATTCCATCCCGTCTATGGAAGGAGAGAAAGAAAACAGAACTTTACCTATGGCTAAATTAAGTTCAAAGCTAAAAGAGCAATTAGGATTAGAAAGCTTACTTACTTTGCAAGTTATAAAGCAAGAAGGAGATAAGAAGAATAAAATAAAAGTTCACTTTACTGTGCAAGTAGACGATTCCGCAGGCGATTATGTTCTAATAAGCAAATCCGCAGCCGAAAAATTTGGAAGCGAGGAATTTGAGGCTACGGCTTATAGAACTAAAGCTTTTCAGATCAATATAGATCAAAATAAGATAAACTTATTAGGTCTTAAACTAGGAGATACATTTACAATAAACATCAACGGTATTAATTTTAAGTTAAAAATAACTGGAGGTTCAGATAACACAGGATTTGCCATGAGAGCAGATGTATTAGGTGCAGCTAAAAGAAAGATATTTTTAGCAGGACCTCCAGGCTATAAACCATTAGAAGATGGAGAAAGAAGAAGAAAGATCGTTAGGGGTAATATGATAAGTAACGAGATAGTTCAGATTAATTCTATGATTATAAGGTGATTTTTTGCCCTGGCCAAAGGTTCAGCCTGACGTGAACATAGGTGTAGTAGGTCATGTAGATCATGGTAAGACAACTTTGGTTCAAGCTCTTACTGGTATTTGGACCTCAAAACATTCTGAAGAATTAAAAAGAGGTATGACAATTAAGCTTGGATATGCAGAGGCTAGTTTTGGGTATTGTAAGTCATGTAAAACGCCAGATGCCTATGTAAATGAAGAGTCTTGTAAACAATGCGGTAGTGATGAAGATCCTGAATTTATAAGACGAGTATCATTTCTAGACGCTCCAGGTCATGAAATTCTAATGGCTACTATGTTATCTGGAACGGCAATATTAGACGGTGCAATACTAGTTGTTGCTGCAAATGAACCATTTCCACAACCTCAAACGAGGGAGCATTTTGTTGCATTAGGAATTGTTGGAATTAAAAACTTAATTATAGTCCAAAATAAAATTGATGTAGTTAGTAAGGATCAAGCTATAGAACAATATAGGCAAATAAAAGATTTCATAAAAGGCACTTGGGCAGAGGGATCTCCTGTAGTTCCAGTAAGTGCGTTGCATAAAATAAACATAGACGCTCTAATAGAGGCATTAATAACTCACATAAAAGCTCCTCAAAGAGATCTTACTAAGACACCTATTATGCTCACTGTAAGAAGCTTTGATATAAATAAACCAGGTACCTTGTATAGTGAACTTAAAGGTGGAATTATAGGCGGGAGTATTGTACAAGGAGTATTTAAAATAGACGAGGAAATAAAAATATTACCAGGATTAAGAGTTGAAAACAAGGGGAAAGTATCGTATGAGCCCTTATACACTAAGATAGCATCATTAAGATTTGGAGATTTAGAAGTTAAAGAAGCTAGACCAGGAGGATTAGTAGCAGTAGGAACATACTTAGATCCGTCTATAACTAAAGCTGATACGCTAGTAGGTAATATAGTTGCAGATTCAAAAGCTAATGTTCCAGTTTTATGGAAATTAGATATTATTTACAATTTGCTTGAAAGAGTAGTAGGAAGTCAGCAGTTAATTAAAGTAGAACCTATTAGAAATAAGGAGACTCTTATGCTTACAATAGGATCATCTACTACTCTTGGAATAGTTACATCGTCTAAATCTGATGAGATTGAAGTAGAACTTAAGAGGCCAGTAGCTGTATGGGATAATAATGTAAGATTGGCTATTAGCAGGCAAGTAGGAGGAAGGTGGAGATTAGTAGGATGGGGGCAAGTTCAACTTTAGGAGTATTAGTAGATACAAACATTTTGCTATACGTATACGATAGAATAGACCCTTTTTGGAAGGTTATAAATTTCTTAGATTATAAACCAAGATTTTATGTTCATAAACAGGTTTTTAATGAATTGTCTACATTGGAAGGTAGAAATAGGAATTCGTTTGTAATGAATGCGAGAATCAGATTAGCTAGAACTTATCTTGATATTCATAAGAGTTTTTGGGAAGAAATAGATTGTTGTTCTGAATTAGAAACAGATAAGGCATTACTCTGTACAGCAAAAAAATATAATCTCTTAATCTTTACTAATGATAGGGAGTTAAAGAAGGAAGCATTAAAAATTGGTATAGGAATAATTTTCTTATTGGATAAAGGTAAAATTATAAAGTCTTTCTATCCAATCTAACTTGGTTTGCAATGTTTAAGCTTGTTAAGGCCAGAGGAGTAGTAAGAATTCCACCAGAGGATTTTGGACAAGAATTGGATCAAGTAGCTATAGAAATATTGAAAAAAGAATATCAAGAAAAATTATTTAAGGATCTAGGTTTAGTTTTAGCCGTATTAAGTGCAAAAGCAAGTGAAGAAGGTATGATAATTTTTGGTGATGGTGCTACATATCATGAAGTAGAATTTGAGCTATTAACATATGTTCCTGTAGTTCAAGAAATAGTAGAAGGAGAAGTGACACAAGTTGATAACTATGGACTATATGTGAATCTTGGTCCTATTGACGGATTAGTCCATATCTCACAGATTGGTGATGACAATTTTAAATTTGATCCTGTTAGAGGTATACTAGCTGGAGAAAAAACTAAAAAAATATATCAAAAGGGCGATATAGTAAGAGCAAGAATAGTAACTATTTCTTCAGCATCTGTAGGCAAATTACCTAGGATAGGATTAACTATGAGACAGCCTACTTTAGGTAAAATAGAGAAAAAGAAGT
This genomic window contains:
- the pcn gene encoding proliferating cell nuclear antigen (pcna), whose product is MKVSYDDVRYFKAIIEALSRLVDEASFKIKPDGIELEAIDRAHISLIKINLPKDEFKEYDVQEDMNFGFSTQYLLKVLSTSKRKEELEIESQDVSTIIIRINGEYPRVFELRNMEVSPPELPELKIEFDVKATLKSEAFRKAVSEIATVSDVVDIIADENGIKVKSKGEAEAEVELSKDSGSIQDIEISKPIESSYSTDYLNDILVLTKLSGNTKMSFAEQKPLQLEFNTESGGSVIYLLAPQLG
- a CDS encoding methionine synthase — encoded protein: MMAELPILPTTVIGSYPRPKWLREAIRLNKAGKLSDEELTEAFNDAALSVLHDHYVAGIDVPTDGEVKRDEMVEYFAERLKGFRFYGPVRVWGTAYYVKPAVVSKIEYLRPLLVDEFLYTKSISYTDNFKITITGPYTLAYWSYNEFYRTRKDLVFDLAKVINQELHNLVNVGAKIIQIDEPAIHSTKEDIDWAIEAVNESLKGIDAKLVMHICYGDYRIIAPYLNEFNVDQINFALKIYDYKYLDLFKKYDYNKEIGVGVIDVHNRRIESPEEVKKDILSVINYFEPNKIWINPDCGLKLLPRSIAFQKMVSMVKGTQMVREELKKKGYTDTISLR
- a CDS encoding 30S ribosomal protein S15, producing the protein MNKKRARGKSHSTRPARAGAPKWVRFTREEVEMLIEELYKRGYSASMIGVILRDQYGIPLAKQITGKKITKTLEEKNLAPKIPEDLFNLIRKAVNVRRHLTEYPADKFSKKGLEEIESKIRRLVYYYKQTGKLPSNWAYDPATAELLVTSSS
- the rnhA gene encoding ribonuclease HI, translating into MIEGYFDGLCEPKNPGGIATYGYYIKTDHNNIEGFGLAAEPWSSDATNNVAEYTGLLCLLTKLRELKIEEVLIYGDSQLVINQLNGIYKIKSHRLVKLFDQINQVIKTFKRIEIKWIPREMNKKADHLTRVAYKLALEGKLKKVGCN
- a CDS encoding CbiX/SirB N-terminal domain-containing protein — encoded protein: MIGVLLVLHGSRVEEWTDVATKYKDLLLKYFDNVEYGFIEFNQPTLRESAENLANKGVDEIIAVPLLFAAGRHFLRDIPKLLGVDENGFIQTKNKKIKIIIAKPIGIDNRVAEILKERIEEVSNVEQN
- a CDS encoding 30S ribosomal protein S6e encodes the protein MPDFKVVVSDPEVKNVKQLKVKVKAVDSIPSMEGEKENRTLPMAKLSSKLKEQLGLESLLTLQVIKQEGDKKNKIKVHFTVQVDDSAGDYVLISKSAAEKFGSEEFEATAYRTKAFQINIDQNKINLLGLKLGDTFTININGINFKLKITGGSDNTGFAMRADVLGAAKRKIFLAGPPGYKPLEDGERRRKIVRGNMISNEIVQINSMIIR
- a CDS encoding translation initiation factor IF-2 subunit gamma, which encodes MPWPKVQPDVNIGVVGHVDHGKTTLVQALTGIWTSKHSEELKRGMTIKLGYAEASFGYCKSCKTPDAYVNEESCKQCGSDEDPEFIRRVSFLDAPGHEILMATMLSGTAILDGAILVVAANEPFPQPQTREHFVALGIVGIKNLIIVQNKIDVVSKDQAIEQYRQIKDFIKGTWAEGSPVVPVSALHKINIDALIEALITHIKAPQRDLTKTPIMLTVRSFDINKPGTLYSELKGGIIGGSIVQGVFKIDEEIKILPGLRVENKGKVSYEPLYTKIASLRFGDLEVKEARPGGLVAVGTYLDPSITKADTLVGNIVADSKANVPVLWKLDIIYNLLERVVGSQQLIKVEPIRNKETLMLTIGSSTTLGIVTSSKSDEIEVELKRPVAVWDNNVRLAISRQVGGRWRLVGWGQVQL
- a CDS encoding PIN domain-containing protein, whose product is MGASSTLGVLVDTNILLYVYDRIDPFWKVINFLDYKPRFYVHKQVFNELSTLEGRNRNSFVMNARIRLARTYLDIHKSFWEEIDCCSELETDKALLCTAKKYNLLIFTNDRELKKEALKIGIGIIFLLDKGKIIKSFYPI
- a CDS encoding DNA-directed RNA polymerase; this translates as MFKLVKARGVVRIPPEDFGQELDQVAIEILKKEYQEKLFKDLGLVLAVLSAKASEEGMIIFGDGATYHEVEFELLTYVPVVQEIVEGEVTQVDNYGLYVNLGPIDGLVHISQIGDDNFKFDPVRGILAGEKTKKIYQKGDIVRARIVTISSASVGKLPRIGLTMRQPTLGKIEKKK